The DNA sequence ATTATTCTCATGATATGACAATGAAATGTCATACGTATGTCAATTAGTAAGAACAGTTGATTACTTTGCTAAATTAAAATAATAATTAAATAAAAGAAAAACAAGATTTTAAGTCTTGTTTTTCTTTTATTTGCTATTCTTAAAAATAAAAAGTGTTATAATTAATTTACAAATTTAGATGCGCGAGTGGTGAAATTGGCAGACACGCTAGATTTAGGCTCTAGTGCTTAACGGCTTGAGGGTTCGAGTCCCTCCTCGCGCACCATTAATTCTTATTGCGTAGGTTTAATACGAAGTCCGTATTAAACTTTTTATTTTAAAATAAAATAAAAGAGTTAATTATTTAACTCTCCTTTTATGTTTTAATTCAAATAGTAAAATAATTGAAGCAAATAGTATTGTAAACACTGAGGAATATAATGTGAACATTCTGTAGTCAAAATATTTTCCGAACAAATTACCTTTTATGCTGAACAAATCTATGAAAATTTGATAATTAGTGAAACTACCATTAGTTAATTCATTTAGTTTACTTGTTATTTCTTTAAAAGAATCATCCATTAAAACATTTCTCATAGATATAGATAGTCCAGAAGCAGGGATTAGATTAAATATTGACTCGATAAAATCAGGAAATAGAGAAACTGGCATATATGCACCAATTGCAAAACCTGAAATTACGGAAACAGGCATTAAAACTGCAGAAAATATTCAATCTTTTTTAACATTTCAAAATATATTAACTGCTAGTAGCGAAGAAGAGATGACTCCTAAAATCGAAATTAAATAAATGAAGAATATTTTGATTGGTTTAACAAAAATTATAGAACCAGTTATGCAAATATAAATTATTGCTATTGCGAAAATAAATGTTGTTATCATCAAATTAGCTAAAATATTGAAAATTATGTAAGAATAACGAATTTTTCAACTTTTTATTGGCGATGATGAAAAATCATTAATAATTTCTTTATCCTTGTCATCGATCATAGTTTTACATAAGCTAAATGGTATCGTAAAACTTGTTGTTGCTAATAGACCGCAAACAAAGAATTGATCAGCCATAGAATACATTCTTTCTCTAATGAATTCTAGCGAATTTGTATCTATGGTAATTCCATAACTCAATTTACTTAGGAAATCATCACTATTTTTATTAAAATTATTCTTTAATACTAATATATAGACAAATATGATTATTAGTGGTGTTAATAAAGTAAAAATAACTGATAATTTTCTCTTAAAGAAAATCTTAAATAATCTATTTAATAACGCATTCATTTAAACCTCACTTACTTTTTTATTAGTAACATTTAGAAATACTTGATCCATATTACCTTTAATAACTTCGTATGAAGATAATTCATTAACATTTGCTAATAAAAATTGATTTGCTTGGTCAAAAGTTTTGAATTTTATAACTATAGTATCGTTAAATCTTTCAAATTCTAAATTAAGCTTAGAAATAAAATTTTCAATATCTTTTGGTGTTAGTTTTAATAATGTGCTTGCGTAAGATTTCTTTAATTCAGCAGGTGTTCCCTTAACTTTTATTATTCCATTATCTATGATGCATACATAGTCTGAATCATTAGCTTCCTCAAGATAGTGTGTTGTTAAAAATATGGTCATATTATTTTCTTTTTGTTGTTTTTTAATAACATCTCAAACTAAAATTCTTGTTATTGGATCTAAACCGGTTGTAGGTTCATCTAAAATTAAAACTTTAGGATTGTGAATCATTGCTCTGGCGATGTCTACTCTACGTTTTTGACCACCAGAAAGTTTATTATATTGTCTCTTTAGTATGTTGGAAAGTTCAAATTGTTCAATTACTTTTTTGATTCTTTCTTTAAGTTTAGACTTATCATTAAAGTATAAACTTCCTCTTAAATAAAGATTTTCATAAACGGTTAACTCACTATCCAACACTGATTTTTGAAACACTA is a window from the Mycoplasma anserisalpingitidis genome containing:
- a CDS encoding ABC transporter permease, with translation MNALLNRLFKIFFKRKLSVIFTLLTPLIIIFVYILVLKNNFNKNSDDFLSKLSYGITIDTNSLEFIRERMYSMADQFFVCGLLATTSFTIPFSLCKTMIDDKDKEIINDFSSSPIKSWKIRYSYIIFNILANLMITTFIFAIAIIYICITGSIIFVKPIKIFFIYLISILGVISSSLLAVNIFWNVKKDWIFSAVLMPVSVISGFAIGAYMPVSLFPDFIESIFNLIPASGLSISMRNVLMDDSFKEITSKLNELTNGSFTNYQIFIDLFSIKGNLFGKYFDYRMFTLYSSVFTILFASIILLFELKHKRRVK
- a CDS encoding ABC transporter ATP-binding protein; amino-acid sequence: MSNIIEIKSLTKIYDKKVKAVDNINFEVKEGTLFSFLGLNGAGKSTTINIIAGILKKTSGNVIINGYDIDKYPEKTNEYIGIVFQKSVLDSELTVYENLYLRGSLYFNDKSKLKERIKKVIEQFELSNILKRQYNKLSGGQKRRVDIARAMIHNPKVLILDEPTTGLDPITRILVWDVIKKQQKENNMTIFLTTHYLEEANDSDYVCIIDNGIIKVKGTPAELKKSYASTLLKLTPKDIENFISKLNLEFERFNDTIVIKFKTFDQANQFLLANVNELSSYEVIKGNMDQVFLNVTNKKVSEV